A genomic region of Thermotoga sp. Ku-13t contains the following coding sequences:
- a CDS encoding ABC transporter substrate-binding protein: MAFCDAVPGVDRHDVLAGPLPRNETLYTVGSFAVATAWNLYSPQPTWGTNQFLYVPLYLYEPGRDIWFPILAEGYEFLSDKIVRIKIRDQAFWSDGTPITAGDVEYTFNFTKKLGIGPGAGWEDYVEYVRAVDAKIVEFKAKEDN, encoded by the coding sequence ATGGCTTTCTGTGATGCTGTTCCTGGTGTCGATCGTCACGACGTTCTCGCAGGTCCGTTACCCAGGAACGAAACGCTCTACACGGTGGGCTCTTTCGCGGTGGCAACGGCGTGGAACCTTTACTCACCTCAGCCCACCTGGGGGACAAACCAGTTTCTGTATGTGCCTCTGTATCTTTACGAACCCGGCAGGGACATCTGGTTTCCGATCCTGGCCGAAGGTTACGAGTTTCTGAGTGACAAGATCGTGCGGATCAAGATCAGAGATCAGGCATTCTGGAGCGATGGAACACCCATCACGGCCGGGGACGTTGAGTACACGTTCAACTTCACAAAAAAGCTGGGAATAGGACCGGGCGCGGGCTGGGAGGACTACGTCGAGTACGTGAGAGCTGTGGATGCGAAAATTGTTGAGTTCAAAGCAAAGGAAGACAAT
- a CDS encoding ABC transporter ATP-binding protein, whose amino-acid sequence MASERNVQTHNLPVRGPRPGGPLLARPAEKAKDFRGTLKRLLAYLRPYLLAIIIVLALTITATVLTIMAPKILGRATTEIFRGIMAKMLRLPNAKIDFSYVAKILIQVSVLYSVSGLLSYLQQFIMAGVSQKIVRKMRKDVSEKLSRLPLKFYDSRTHGEILSRVTNDVDLISNTLQQSLVQFVSGIVSIVGVTIMMLTISSILTGVTILTLPLSIIVTVIIAKHSQRFFSRQQKELGELSGHAEEVYSGHIVVKAYNRERDVIERFEDINERLCDASHKAQFLSGMIMPLMRFIGNLGYVIVSVVGGILVTKRAITIGDVQAFIQYSQQFTQPIVQISNIANLIQSTIAAAERVFEILDEEEEKPEKPDALRIEKVKGDVKFENVYFSYVPEKPLIEDLNVDVKSGQRIAIVGPTGAGKTTLVNLLMRFYEIQKGSIKIDGIDIRDIHKNNLRRCFGMVLQDTWLFNGTIRENIAYGKENATEEEIIRAAKMAQAHHFIMALPDGYDTVINEEATNISYGEKQLITIARAFLANPDILILDEATSNVDTLTEIYIQKAMDDLMKGRTCFIIAHRLSTIKNADLILVMNEGKIIEKGTHKELLAKGGFYAELYKSQFLGALVEVQ is encoded by the coding sequence ATGGCAAGTGAAAGGAACGTCCAGACACATAACCTGCCGGTGAGAGGTCCCAGACCCGGTGGTCCACTTCTGGCCAGGCCTGCGGAAAAGGCGAAGGATTTCAGGGGTACGCTGAAAAGATTGCTCGCCTATCTGAGGCCGTACCTTCTTGCCATCATCATCGTTCTGGCTCTGACGATCACCGCCACAGTCCTCACCATAATGGCCCCAAAGATTCTGGGTAGGGCGACCACCGAAATCTTTCGCGGAATCATGGCGAAGATGCTCAGGCTTCCAAACGCAAAGATAGATTTCTCCTACGTGGCGAAGATTTTGATTCAGGTGAGCGTTCTTTACTCTGTGAGCGGTCTGCTGAGCTATCTGCAACAGTTCATTATGGCGGGCGTCTCTCAGAAGATCGTGAGGAAGATGAGGAAAGACGTTTCTGAGAAACTCTCGAGGCTTCCTTTGAAATTCTACGATTCTCGAACTCACGGTGAGATTCTGAGTCGTGTCACAAACGATGTCGATCTGATCAGCAACACGCTCCAGCAGAGCCTTGTGCAGTTCGTTTCAGGTATCGTTTCGATCGTTGGTGTCACGATCATGATGCTCACCATAAGCTCCATACTCACCGGCGTCACGATCCTCACTTTGCCACTGAGCATAATCGTGACCGTCATCATTGCGAAGCACTCTCAGAGGTTCTTCTCAAGGCAGCAGAAAGAACTCGGAGAACTGAGCGGGCACGCCGAAGAGGTCTATTCGGGCCACATCGTGGTGAAGGCCTACAACAGAGAACGTGATGTGATAGAGAGATTTGAGGACATCAACGAAAGGCTCTGTGATGCGAGCCACAAGGCGCAGTTTCTATCTGGCATGATCATGCCATTGATGCGCTTCATCGGCAATCTGGGCTACGTGATCGTCTCGGTGGTCGGCGGTATCCTCGTCACGAAGAGGGCCATAACGATCGGAGACGTTCAGGCTTTCATACAGTACTCTCAGCAGTTCACACAACCCATCGTGCAGATCTCCAACATAGCGAATTTGATCCAATCGACGATCGCCGCGGCGGAGAGGGTCTTCGAGATACTCGATGAGGAAGAAGAAAAGCCTGAAAAACCGGACGCGCTGAGGATAGAAAAGGTGAAAGGTGATGTCAAGTTCGAAAACGTTTACTTCAGTTACGTACCGGAAAAACCGCTCATCGAAGATCTGAACGTGGACGTCAAGAGCGGCCAGAGGATCGCCATCGTTGGTCCAACGGGAGCCGGGAAAACTACGCTTGTGAACCTTCTGATGAGGTTCTACGAGATACAGAAAGGTAGCATCAAGATCGATGGCATAGACATAAGAGACATCCACAAGAACAATTTGAGAAGATGCTTCGGCATGGTGCTTCAGGACACGTGGCTCTTCAACGGTACGATAAGAGAAAACATCGCGTATGGTAAGGAAAACGCGACTGAAGAAGAGATCATAAGGGCCGCCAAAATGGCGCAGGCGCACCACTTTATCATGGCACTACCGGATGGGTACGACACTGTGATCAACGAAGAGGCGACGAACATATCCTACGGTGAAAAGCAGCTCATAACCATCGCGAGGGCGTTCTTAGCTAATCCGGACATTCTCATCCTCGATGAAGCCACGAGCAACGTGGACACGCTGACCGAAATCTACATTCAGAAGGCCATGGACGATTTGATGAAAGGTAGGACCTGTTTCATCATCGCGCACAGACTTTCAACGATAAAAAACGCCGATCTGATACTCGTCATGAACGAGGGAAAGATCATAGAGAAAGGTACTCACAAAGAGTTGCTCGCCAAAGGAGGTTTCTACGCGGAGCTTTACAAAAGCCAGTTCCTGGGCGCGCTGGTCGAAGTTCAGTGA